The following proteins are encoded in a genomic region of Gammaproteobacteria bacterium:
- a CDS encoding DEAD/DEAH box helicase has protein sequence MTIFAELGLNATLQANVKRLGYKKPTYIQEKAIGSVLSGADTYAIAPTGTGKTAAYLLPTLQELSQVDHSNDQVRPIRAVFLVPTRELAQQVEDSIKLYGKDLGLRTITVFGGVRMQAHLNRFKRGADIIVATPKRLVDLLKVNAFSFANIQHFVMDEADRLVSMGIHQELRTIIEALPAKKQIILFSATDSKALAKFSETHQVNTKTVKTEDLQPALNKIVHTMYRCHREEKTKSLFKLIEMLNCDRALIFTRTKQDVDRITEQLTNQGYSCQGIHNEIPQKKRQEFLSGFKNKEFKFLVATDIVARGIDINDLYYVINYDLPVNSNDYIHRVGRTARTKVVKLEKKKTMADKASKQALSQEVTAQRPGYQAPETAVNNILGHSFSFVSPEQESLLPRIIKSVGKDIKLERMHW, from the coding sequence ATGACTATTTTCGCCGAACTGGGCTTAAACGCTACGCTGCAAGCCAATGTAAAACGCCTAGGTTACAAAAAACCTACCTATATTCAAGAAAAAGCCATTGGCTCTGTACTTTCAGGTGCTGATACCTATGCCATAGCACCAACAGGTACCGGAAAAACTGCCGCTTACTTGCTGCCTACTTTGCAAGAACTTAGTCAGGTTGATCACAGCAACGATCAAGTACGACCGATCCGCGCCGTATTTTTAGTGCCGACCCGAGAGCTCGCTCAACAGGTTGAAGACTCAATCAAGTTATATGGCAAAGATTTGGGCTTACGTACTATCACCGTATTTGGTGGCGTGCGTATGCAGGCGCATCTTAATCGTTTTAAACGTGGCGCCGATATTATCGTTGCGACACCCAAGCGCCTAGTGGATCTACTAAAAGTAAATGCATTTTCATTTGCGAACATCCAACACTTTGTGATGGACGAAGCTGACCGCCTTGTGAGCATGGGCATCCATCAAGAACTCAGAACTATTATTGAAGCTTTGCCGGCAAAAAAACAGATTATTTTATTTTCGGCAACTGATTCTAAAGCCCTCGCTAAATTTAGTGAAACGCATCAGGTTAATACCAAAACAGTTAAAACTGAAGATCTGCAGCCTGCGCTCAATAAAATAGTGCACACGATGTATCGTTGTCACCGTGAAGAAAAAACCAAAAGCTTATTTAAGCTAATCGAGATGCTTAACTGCGATCGTGCTCTGATCTTCACTCGCACTAAGCAAGATGTCGATCGTATTACTGAGCAACTAACGAATCAAGGTTATAGCTGCCAAGGCATCCACAACGAAATTCCACAAAAGAAGCGTCAAGAATTCTTATCTGGATTTAAAAATAAAGAATTCAAATTCTTAGTTGCTACTGATATCGTTGCTCGTGGTATCGATATTAACGATCTATATTACGTCATTAACTATGACTTACCTGTTAATAGTAACGATTATATTCACCGTGTTGGACGTACCGCCCGCACCAAAGTCGTGAAGTTAGAAAAGAAGAAAACCATGGCGGATAAAGCATCTAAACAAGCTTTATCTCAAGAAGTTACCGCTCAGCGTCCTGGCTACCAAGCTCCAGAAACTGCTGTTAATAACATTTTAGGCCATAGCTTCTCTTTTGTTTCTCCAGAGCAAGAGTCTTTATTACCACGTATTATTAAATCAGTGGGTAAAGATATTAAATTAGAACGCATGCACTGGTAA
- a CDS encoding flagellar assembly protein T N-terminal domain-containing protein, whose product MNRNCQILVTGLSLALLSFNINAQWLESKGQARILNNNIEIARNNAVQNALRQSLIVAGARVSSIQEISNGLLTSDRFEVRSQGSVRDIQLLNERHKNGYITVTIRADIVREFEQCSGTKLTKTLVLTEFPLSARSQAATGGIFELGKYTAQQLHRQINSLNGVTRITQLLPLQQQWQQQLQPMASSPFITLANRSNAQYVLTAQITDISMFQANTKWLGFVTESPLRQFSLNVFIYDGSNGEQVWNKQYQTQAVWIYQRQTQVDVSTSAFWQSAYGAAINDQLIQLTDDINDKLRCEAISGRIVKATKDQFTINLGSEHGIKAGDQLMVIHQGSFIDLDGTRHQTQQISDAKLKVIQLGRYNLVAEPVDVALAGGIQIRDQIVKE is encoded by the coding sequence ATGAATCGTAATTGCCAAATACTCGTTACCGGCCTAAGCCTGGCTTTATTATCATTTAATATTAATGCGCAATGGCTTGAGTCAAAAGGCCAAGCCCGTATTTTAAATAATAATATTGAAATTGCCCGCAATAACGCGGTGCAGAATGCACTGCGTCAATCATTGATTGTCGCAGGTGCACGTGTCAGCAGTATTCAGGAAATAAGTAATGGCCTGCTTACATCAGATCGCTTTGAAGTACGAAGTCAGGGATCTGTTCGCGATATCCAGCTGCTCAATGAGCGTCATAAAAATGGCTATATTACGGTCACGATCAGAGCCGATATTGTGCGCGAATTTGAGCAATGCAGCGGTACTAAATTAACCAAGACCTTAGTGTTAACTGAATTTCCATTGAGTGCACGCTCACAAGCAGCTACCGGCGGAATTTTTGAACTTGGTAAATATACAGCCCAGCAACTACATCGACAAATTAATAGTTTAAATGGGGTTACGCGCATCACCCAACTATTACCGTTGCAGCAACAATGGCAGCAACAGCTACAACCTATGGCTAGCTCTCCCTTCATCACGTTAGCAAATCGCAGCAACGCTCAATATGTGTTAACCGCACAAATAACCGATATTTCAATGTTCCAGGCCAATACCAAGTGGTTAGGTTTTGTTACCGAGTCGCCGCTACGTCAATTTTCGCTTAATGTGTTTATATACGACGGTTCCAACGGCGAACAAGTGTGGAATAAACAATATCAAACACAAGCGGTTTGGATCTATCAGCGCCAAACTCAAGTCGATGTCAGTACGAGTGCATTTTGGCAGTCAGCCTATGGGGCGGCAATAAATGACCAATTGATTCAACTTACAGATGATATTAACGACAAACTTCGCTGCGAAGCGATTTCAGGGCGTATTGTCAAAGCAACAAAAGACCAATTCACTATCAACTTGGGTAGTGAACATGGGATCAAAGCTGGCGATCAGTTAATGGTGATTCATCAGGGAAGTTTTATCGATCTTGACGGCACCAGACACCAGACTCAACAAATTAGTGACGCCAAGCTAAAAGTTATTCAACTTGGCCGCTATAACCTCGTCGCTGAGCCTGTTGATGTGGCATTAGCCGGTGGTATTCAAATTAGAGATCAGATTGTCAAAGAATAA
- the flgA gene encoding flagellar basal body P-ring formation protein FlgA has product MLKINLIITCCFILLSAPVYALTDNQQRLHKIEKLVHAYIEQQLISRGDERIEITVKALDRRKKVALCPQPLSLSLPGKTRLSRHTTVEVKCEQQWKIYVPARIKRLQSVVVASQNMSAGTLLTSSNLTLAYKDILTLRGSTLSQLENILGSKIKRQIQRNQAIIANNICLVCRGDPVTIYARSGTLTIKSVGKALRDGSIGQVISVKNSSSGRRIEALVIAVGVVEIKL; this is encoded by the coding sequence ATGCTTAAAATAAATTTGATTATAACTTGTTGTTTTATTTTGCTGTCAGCGCCAGTTTATGCGTTAACGGATAACCAACAACGGTTACATAAAATTGAGAAATTAGTTCATGCCTATATTGAACAGCAACTAATTAGCCGTGGTGACGAACGAATTGAAATCACCGTTAAAGCGCTCGACCGACGAAAAAAGGTCGCGTTATGCCCGCAACCGCTTTCTTTATCATTACCAGGCAAGACACGTCTGTCACGTCATACCACCGTTGAAGTAAAATGCGAACAACAATGGAAAATCTACGTGCCAGCACGTATTAAACGTTTGCAGTCTGTTGTTGTTGCCAGTCAAAACATGTCGGCAGGTACCCTGCTAACGTCCAGTAATTTAACATTAGCTTACAAAGATATTTTAACGCTGCGTGGTTCAACCTTATCTCAGCTAGAGAACATATTAGGCTCAAAGATAAAACGGCAAATTCAACGTAACCAAGCTATTATCGCTAATAACATTTGCTTGGTTTGTCGTGGTGACCCCGTGACAATCTATGCAAGAAGCGGTACGTTAACTATTAAATCTGTTGGCAAAGCCCTCAGAGATGGCAGTATTGGTCAAGTAATTTCAGTTAAAAACAGCAGCTCTGGACGTCGTATTGAGGCGCTTGTGATCGCGGTTGGTGTTGTTGAAATAAAATTATAA
- a CDS encoding methyl-accepting chemotaxis protein, with translation MQSFFNKLKIRAKLYFIVAVAILAIVIIQIISTNQLWQDLKDNKYAELANITQTAVSVIENERKKALSGHKTTLQAQTDAKALISAMRYGNNEYFFILDHTYTVLMHPIKPALNNTMKREFVDSNGVRLFELMVDGAINNDLALVDYVWPRAGSDKPVDKTSVAIYQPQWQWIVGTGVYSDDLKIALEQEILEKVEATVLVILVMLFVAYHCAKSIINPVERLKSSMKTVTETRDLTLRINLETKDELKDMSDAFDQMLDSFEQILSELSVASSQVSSTSVELAATTSQTLVGMEHQKAETHLVASAMTQMSATVTEVATNIGEASNASYGASEATRQGKLVVEQSLNSVVDLTNKLQQSETLIINLEQQSNDITTILEVITGIAEQTNLLALNAAIEAARAGEQGRGFAVVADEVRNLSSRTHQSTNQISEVITNLQAGSQAAVKAMKESKLAAEKVEQQSSSVRDALDTIANAVAKIDIMTSQIADASAQQSSVAEVINKNIVNINEITAQSASGSSQIDAASSELASLANNLQQLANRFKVNQRLVT, from the coding sequence ATGCAGTCATTTTTCAATAAGTTAAAAATTAGAGCAAAACTCTATTTCATTGTGGCGGTCGCGATATTAGCGATTGTGATAATCCAAATAATTTCCACTAATCAACTGTGGCAGGATCTGAAAGATAACAAATATGCCGAGCTGGCTAATATTACCCAAACTGCGGTATCTGTTATTGAAAATGAACGTAAAAAGGCGCTAAGCGGCCATAAAACAACCTTACAAGCACAAACAGATGCCAAAGCACTAATTAGCGCCATGCGATACGGTAACAACGAATACTTCTTTATCCTTGATCATACCTATACCGTTTTAATGCACCCCATAAAACCGGCCCTAAATAACACCATGAAGAGAGAGTTTGTCGATAGTAATGGGGTTAGGCTATTTGAGTTAATGGTCGACGGTGCGATCAACAATGATCTCGCTTTAGTTGATTACGTCTGGCCTAGAGCTGGCTCAGACAAGCCGGTCGATAAAACATCAGTCGCTATCTATCAGCCCCAGTGGCAATGGATTGTTGGTACTGGTGTTTATAGTGATGATCTTAAGATAGCATTAGAGCAAGAGATCTTGGAAAAAGTAGAAGCTACAGTCCTCGTTATATTAGTCATGCTGTTTGTTGCTTATCACTGTGCAAAATCAATTATTAACCCGGTCGAACGTCTAAAATCGAGCATGAAAACTGTCACCGAGACTCGAGATTTGACCTTAAGAATCAACTTAGAAACTAAAGATGAACTCAAAGACATGAGTGATGCTTTTGATCAAATGCTCGATAGCTTTGAACAAATATTATCTGAACTTAGCGTCGCATCATCGCAAGTTTCCTCGACTTCGGTTGAGCTTGCTGCCACCACATCACAAACCTTAGTCGGTATGGAGCATCAAAAAGCCGAGACCCATCTTGTGGCTAGTGCTATGACCCAGATGTCAGCGACTGTCACCGAAGTAGCAACTAATATCGGCGAAGCATCCAATGCTTCTTATGGGGCGTCAGAAGCGACCAGACAAGGTAAATTAGTTGTCGAGCAATCGCTTAATTCTGTGGTCGATTTAACGAATAAACTGCAACAGTCTGAAACTTTAATTATTAACCTCGAGCAGCAAAGTAACGATATTACAACAATTTTAGAAGTTATCACTGGTATTGCCGAGCAAACTAATTTACTGGCATTAAATGCTGCCATTGAAGCGGCACGAGCCGGTGAACAAGGCCGAGGTTTTGCGGTAGTCGCTGATGAAGTTCGCAACCTGTCTTCGCGCACTCACCAATCAACCAATCAAATAAGCGAAGTTATTACTAACTTACAAGCGGGATCGCAAGCGGCAGTTAAAGCGATGAAAGAAAGTAAGCTAGCGGCAGAAAAAGTTGAACAGCAATCTTCAAGCGTGCGAGATGCATTAGACACTATTGCCAACGCAGTAGCTAAGATAGATATAATGACATCTCAAATAGCCGATGCATCAGCGCAACAATCAAGTGTAGCGGAAGTTATCAATAAAAATATTGTTAACATTAATGAAATCACTGCGCAAAGCGCCTCAGGCTCAAGTCAAATTGATGCCGCGAGTAGCGAATTGGCTAGCCTGGCAAATAATTTACAGCAACTCGCTAATCGATTTAAAGTTAACCAGAGACTCGTTACTTAA
- a CDS encoding flagellar protein FlgN — MDTEQLTLQLNIQYQKSEQLLTLLTEENKALVERDIDKIETLARDKQKILSELATADQQIKQLVTSINELPAELMKLKNVIVDNITKGQLQNDINGKAIALGINSLERLQTSLIRKRAGNSMTYNQKGKTRGGGIRGSYISA; from the coding sequence ATGGATACCGAACAACTAACGCTACAATTAAATATTCAGTATCAAAAATCAGAGCAGCTATTAACCTTACTTACTGAGGAAAATAAAGCTTTGGTTGAACGTGATATTGATAAAATTGAGACACTCGCGCGTGATAAACAAAAGATCCTCAGTGAATTGGCGACCGCTGACCAGCAAATTAAGCAACTTGTAACGTCAATTAATGAGTTACCTGCTGAATTAATGAAGCTTAAAAATGTTATCGTTGACAATATCACCAAAGGTCAGCTGCAAAATGACATAAATGGTAAAGCTATTGCGTTAGGCATCAATAGCCTTGAGCGCCTACAAACCTCTCTTATTCGTAAGCGAGCTGGCAACAGCATGACTTACAACCAAAAAGGCAAAACCCGCGGCGGTGGTATTCGTGGTAGTTACATTTCAGCCTAG
- the ahpF gene encoding alkyl hydroperoxide reductase subunit F, with product MLDATLTNQLKSYLQNLKTPVELSAFTDDSPKSNELKALVNEIAKLSSLISLVEQPAINERVPSMLVRSVASGSEIRFAGLPMGHEFTSLVMALLHSGSHPLKLSTEVIEQVRQLKGEYQFESYISLSCQNCPDVVQALNMMAAINPKIKHVMIDGSLFQTEVFDRDIMAVPSVYLNGQPFSQGRISLTEILNKVDTGANLRQQQQLADKPAFDFLVVGGGPAGAAAAIYAARKGINTGIVADRFGGQVSDTMAIENFISVSQTTGPKLVASLEAHVSDYEVDIMNNNQAKRVSKNSETGLIEIELENGATLSSKAVVLATGARWREMNVPGEQQYRGKGVAYCPHCDGPLFKGKPVAVIGGGNSGIEAAIDLAGIVEHVTVLEFAPSLRADDVLVKKANSLKNITIITNAQTSEVVGDGKRVTGLTYTDRLSGNSHPLNLAGIFVQIGLIPNSEFLQGDIELSNRGEIITGPRGETSIDGIFAAGDVTDSPYKQIIIAMGSGANAALGAFDYLIRR from the coding sequence ATGTTAGACGCCACCTTAACCAATCAATTAAAAAGTTACTTACAAAACCTTAAAACGCCGGTCGAGCTCAGTGCTTTTACCGACGATAGTCCTAAATCAAATGAACTCAAGGCCCTGGTTAATGAGATTGCGAAACTATCATCATTAATCTCCTTAGTTGAGCAACCCGCTATTAACGAGCGAGTGCCCTCGATGTTAGTGCGCTCGGTGGCTAGCGGCAGTGAAATTCGTTTTGCCGGGTTGCCAATGGGCCATGAATTTACCTCGTTAGTGATGGCCTTATTACACAGCGGTTCACATCCACTGAAATTATCAACCGAAGTAATAGAACAAGTTCGCCAACTTAAAGGTGAGTATCAGTTTGAGAGTTATATTTCTTTAAGCTGCCAAAACTGTCCGGATGTCGTGCAAGCCCTTAATATGATGGCTGCGATAAATCCGAAAATTAAACATGTGATGATCGACGGTTCGTTATTCCAAACCGAAGTATTCGATCGTGACATCATGGCCGTACCCAGTGTTTACTTAAATGGCCAACCTTTTAGTCAGGGCCGTATTTCATTAACCGAAATATTAAACAAGGTCGACACTGGTGCAAATTTACGACAACAGCAACAATTAGCTGACAAACCAGCCTTTGATTTTCTCGTAGTGGGTGGTGGCCCTGCCGGTGCGGCTGCTGCCATTTATGCTGCGCGAAAAGGAATAAATACGGGCATCGTCGCCGATCGCTTCGGTGGTCAAGTCAGTGATACCATGGCGATCGAAAATTTCATCTCAGTATCGCAAACTACAGGTCCCAAATTGGTCGCCAGTCTTGAAGCGCATGTTAGTGACTACGAGGTTGATATTATGAATAACAACCAAGCGAAACGCGTATCGAAAAATAGTGAAACCGGCTTAATCGAGATTGAACTTGAAAATGGCGCTACCTTAAGCAGTAAGGCGGTCGTATTAGCCACTGGTGCCCGCTGGCGTGAAATGAATGTGCCAGGCGAGCAGCAATATCGTGGTAAAGGTGTGGCGTATTGTCCCCACTGTGATGGCCCATTGTTTAAAGGAAAACCGGTTGCTGTCATTGGCGGTGGTAACTCAGGCATTGAGGCAGCTATTGATTTAGCCGGTATCGTCGAACATGTAACGGTGCTCGAGTTTGCCCCGAGCCTGCGGGCCGATGATGTTTTAGTTAAAAAAGCCAATTCGCTTAAAAATATCACTATTATTACCAACGCCCAGACCAGTGAAGTGGTTGGAGACGGTAAACGCGTTACAGGGCTAACATATACTGACCGCCTCAGCGGTAACAGTCACCCGTTAAACCTAGCAGGAATATTTGTGCAAATTGGTTTAATACCTAACAGTGAATTTTTACAAGGTGATATTGAGCTAAGCAATCGTGGAGAAATAATTACCGGACCACGTGGGGAAACTTCAATTGACGGTATATTTGCCGCGGGTGATGTCACTGACAGCCCATACAAACAAATTATTATTGCGATGGGCAGTGGCGCCAATGCCGCACTCGGAGCATTTGATTACCTTATTCGCCGATAA
- a CDS encoding LPP20 family lipoprotein, protein MRLSSIILMMLLGPLTACSSFGDKYIEYQVMPPTEFAVLHATGYAPIQSQSGSNDTEKMLNAIQASKLAAYRELTEQVHGQQVSGQSSISDLALDSSSFKASISGLIRGARVVQSYPLNDDIYATELELDFKVVYQLYQSTAMPRRVMKN, encoded by the coding sequence ATGAGACTCTCCAGCATTATTTTAATGATGTTACTTGGCCCATTAACCGCCTGCAGCAGTTTTGGTGACAAGTACATTGAATATCAGGTTATGCCTCCGACTGAGTTTGCAGTATTACATGCAACAGGTTATGCGCCGATTCAGTCACAGTCCGGCAGTAACGATACAGAAAAGATGCTCAATGCAATTCAAGCTTCAAAATTAGCTGCTTATCGTGAATTAACCGAACAAGTTCATGGTCAGCAAGTCTCGGGGCAGTCTTCGATAAGTGATTTAGCACTCGATAGCTCATCCTTTAAAGCGTCGATCAGCGGGCTTATCCGCGGTGCCCGTGTGGTACAGAGTTATCCGCTTAATGATGATATTTATGCGACCGAATTAGAGCTTGATTTTAAAGTTGTCTATCAATTATATCAATCAACCGCAATGCCACGGCGTGTCATGAAAAACTAA
- a CDS encoding methyl-accepting chemotaxis protein, producing the protein MQSILKKLKIKAKLNFIVAVAVLAIIAIQAISLNQLWTDLQQSKYDELANITDTAHSIIDNQRQLVNQGVKTTPQAQQDAKALISAMRYGNNEYFFILDSNYKVLMHPLNPALNNTVQKNLSDSNGVKLFQLLVDNSVQNGSAIVDYMWPRTGSNQPVTKTSVAKYLPEWQWVIATGVYTDDLEAALVEQIWAKVQSTIAVILLTIFVAYQCARSIIKPVEKLKESMIAVSKTRDLTLRVNLDTEDELSDMSNAFDQMLESFEQILAELNVASSQVSATSVELSATTADTLIGMEHQKDETRLVASAMTQMSATVTEVADNISVAATASQGASEATKQGQLIVEQSLESVLDLSNKLQQAELLTQNLEQQSSSISTIVEVISAIAEQTNLLALNAAIEAARAGEQGRGFAVVADEVRNLSSRTHQSTNEISEVISNLQAGSLAAAQAMKESKLAAQKVETQSSSVQEALRAIALAVEKIDSMTSQIASASAQQSSVAKVINQNIININNISQQSAAGSMQVNCASTELASLSNHLQEIAQRFTLSTTSTIRY; encoded by the coding sequence ATGCAATCTATTTTGAAAAAATTAAAGATTAAGGCCAAACTTAATTTTATTGTCGCCGTAGCAGTATTGGCAATTATCGCAATTCAGGCTATTTCCCTCAATCAACTGTGGACTGATTTACAACAAAGTAAATACGATGAGCTCGCTAACATCACCGATACCGCCCATTCCATTATTGATAATCAACGGCAGTTGGTAAACCAAGGTGTAAAAACCACACCTCAAGCGCAGCAGGATGCTAAAGCATTAATCAGCGCTATGAGATATGGCAACAACGAATACTTTTTTATTCTCGACAGCAACTACAAAGTATTGATGCACCCGTTAAACCCAGCCTTAAATAACACGGTACAAAAGAACTTGTCTGATAGTAATGGGGTTAAGTTATTTCAATTATTAGTCGATAACTCCGTTCAAAATGGCAGTGCCATCGTCGACTATATGTGGCCGCGTACGGGCTCTAATCAACCGGTTACTAAAACATCTGTCGCGAAGTATTTGCCTGAGTGGCAATGGGTTATCGCCACGGGTGTCTATACAGACGACTTAGAAGCAGCGCTCGTTGAGCAAATCTGGGCCAAAGTACAATCAACTATCGCAGTGATCTTATTAACGATTTTTGTTGCCTACCAATGTGCTCGCTCGATTATAAAGCCCGTTGAAAAACTTAAAGAAAGCATGATCGCCGTGTCTAAAACCCGAGATCTCACATTAAGAGTTAACTTAGATACCGAAGATGAGTTAAGTGATATGAGCAATGCGTTTGATCAAATGTTAGAAAGCTTTGAACAAATCCTCGCCGAGCTCAATGTCGCATCATCGCAGGTCTCAGCGACTTCAGTGGAGTTATCGGCCACCACCGCCGACACACTGATCGGCATGGAACACCAAAAAGATGAAACGCGTCTAGTCGCAAGTGCGATGACCCAAATGTCAGCAACGGTAACCGAGGTAGCAGATAACATCAGTGTCGCCGCGACAGCTTCACAAGGTGCATCCGAGGCAACTAAACAGGGCCAATTAATCGTTGAACAATCACTAGAGTCGGTGTTAGATTTAAGTAACAAACTGCAACAAGCTGAGCTATTAACCCAAAACCTTGAGCAACAAAGCAGCTCAATATCAACGATTGTCGAAGTAATATCAGCAATCGCTGAGCAAACAAACTTACTGGCACTTAATGCCGCAATTGAAGCGGCACGCGCTGGTGAACAAGGTCGAGGTTTTGCGGTCGTGGCCGATGAAGTACGTAACCTGTCATCGCGAACTCATCAGTCAACCAACGAGATATCTGAGGTGATTAGTAATCTTCAGGCTGGATCGCTAGCGGCAGCACAGGCAATGAAAGAAAGTAAACTTGCCGCCCAAAAAGTCGAAACCCAGTCGTCAAGTGTGCAAGAAGCATTACGTGCCATCGCGCTAGCGGTAGAAAAAATTGATTCAATGACCAGTCAAATTGCCAGTGCTTCAGCACAGCAATCGTCAGTCGCTAAAGTGATTAATCAAAATATCATCAATATTAATAATATTTCACAGCAAAGTGCTGCAGGTTCAATGCAGGTTAATTGTGCGAGTACCGAGCTTGCTAGCCTGTCTAATCATCTTCAGGAAATAGCGCAACGCTTTACGCTTAGCACAACGTCTACAATAAGGTACTAA
- the flgM gene encoding flagellar biosynthesis anti-sigma factor FlgM: protein MAIDMNKVAGAHSQQLDNLKLKSQNANQTVKQETVQNQAQAQASNKPQAKDSVSLTQQAQQLHKIKEKLTNTSSIDQAKVESIRKAISAGEYKVDPQKLAANMAKFEEALTAGN, encoded by the coding sequence ATGGCGATAGATATGAATAAGGTTGCTGGCGCTCATAGTCAACAACTTGACAATTTAAAACTTAAGTCGCAAAACGCTAATCAAACTGTCAAGCAAGAGACAGTGCAAAATCAAGCGCAAGCGCAAGCAAGCAATAAACCACAGGCGAAAGACTCAGTGTCTTTAACGCAACAGGCACAACAGTTGCATAAGATTAAAGAGAAATTAACTAATACTTCCTCTATTGATCAAGCAAAGGTTGAGAGTATTCGCAAAGCAATTTCAGCTGGCGAATACAAGGTCGATCCGCAAAAGCTTGCTGCCAATATGGCAAAGTTTGAGGAAGCGCTAACAGCAGGTAATTAA
- the ahpC gene encoding peroxiredoxin, with amino-acid sequence MNQSIINTKLQPFNATAFHNGEFVELSEQNLADKWSIVFFYPADFTFVCPTELGDMADHYQELQSMGVEVYSVSTDTHFTHKAWHDTSDTINKIKYPMIGDPTGAITRSFGVMIEEEGLALRGTFVINPAGEIKIAEIHDLGIGRSAAELLRKVKAAQYVAEHDGEVCPAAWQPGAETLAPSLDLVGKI; translated from the coding sequence ATGAACCAATCAATTATCAATACTAAATTACAACCTTTTAACGCTACCGCATTTCACAATGGTGAATTTGTTGAGCTAAGCGAACAGAACTTAGCGGACAAATGGTCAATTGTCTTTTTCTACCCAGCTGATTTTACCTTTGTTTGCCCAACTGAACTCGGCGATATGGCCGACCATTACCAAGAGCTGCAAAGCATGGGCGTAGAGGTTTATTCGGTATCAACCGACACTCACTTTACCCATAAAGCTTGGCACGATACTTCTGACACCATCAATAAAATTAAGTATCCAATGATTGGTGACCCTACTGGCGCAATCACCCGCAGTTTCGGCGTGATGATCGAGGAAGAAGGTTTGGCCTTGCGCGGTACTTTTGTCATTAACCCTGCGGGCGAAATTAAAATTGCTGAAATACATGACTTAGGCATAGGCCGCAGTGCGGCAGAGTTATTGCGTAAAGTTAAAGCCGCGCAATATGTTGCAGAGCACGACGGTGAAGTTTGTCCGGCAGCATGGCAGCCAGGTGCCGAAACATTAGCGCCGTCTCTAGATTTAGTTGGAAAAATCTAA